From Montipora foliosa isolate CH-2021 chromosome 6, ASM3666993v2, whole genome shotgun sequence, a single genomic window includes:
- the LOC138008734 gene encoding adenosine receptor A2a-like has translation MANSTSNHTLSSSHGILTEPLDTWYWIIRGIIAVLTITGNGLIIYFITCRRHLRVTSNWFVLSLAIADFSIGLFVTPSEFACKFYFRCDWYLQIVFYNFLLFSSTTNLWAMAIDRYIGIVHSLRYASLVTSERVIAMVAIAWSSTFAATFVRLLWFQNDHFQQKIEKYYRVAVDVLFGIVSCLLLIFIYLRIVFISRKVSKQIITQAVHINHNYKPKELKFRSRHRRQNLSTSLLGSVILLFLLCNSLTVSLSFCFTYRLCSIEPVLMKVAYLLVHLNSSVNFVVYALIKKDIRLEIKRMFRCRNSVEPPQTSFSIVENIP, from the coding sequence ATGGCGAACAGTACCAGCAACCATACTCTAAGTTCCAGTCATGGTATTTTAACGGAACCATTGGATACTTGGTATTGGATCATCCGTGGTATCATTGCTGTGCTTACAATCACTGGAAACGGTCTcatcatttattttataacttgCAGACGACATCTGCGAGTAACCAGTAACTGGTTCGTTCTATCCTTGGCGATTGCAGACTTTTCAATCGGTTTGTTTGTCACACCAAGTGAATTTGCCTGTAAGTTTTATTTTCGATGTGACTGGTACTTGCAGATTGTATTTTATAACTTTCTGCTGTTTTCTTCAACAACGAACCTTTGGGCCATGGCAATCGACAGATACATTGGTATTGTGCACTCTCTGAGGTATGCGTCGTTGGTGACAAGCGAGCGAGTAATTGCAATGGTGGCCATAGCCTGGAGTTCCACATTCGCTGCAACATTTGTTCGCCTCCTTTGGTTTCAAAACGATCACTTTCAACAGAAGATCGAAAAATATTATCGAGTGGCCGTGGATGTTTTATTCGGCATTGTTTCTTGCCTTTTACTAATTTTCATTTATCTtcgtattgtttttatttcacgAAAAGTATCCAAGCAAATAATCACCCAAGCAGTTCACATAAATCACAACTACAAACCAAAGGAGCTGAAATTTCGAAGCCGGCATAGGAGACAAAATTTGTCTACAAGCCTTCTTGGCTCCGTTATCTTGTTATTTCTTCTTTGTAACAGCCTTACTGTCTCTTTATCCTTCTGCTTTACCTACAGGCTTTGCTCTATTGAACCGGTTCTCATGAAAGTAGCGTACTTGCTCGTTCATTTAAACTCCAGCGTTAATTTTGTCGTGTACGCATTGATCAAAAAAGATATTCGTCTTGAAATCAAACGTATGTTCCGTTGTCGCAATTCAGTCGAACCGCCTCAGACTTCTTTCAGTATTGTGGAGAATATTCCATGA